In Ovis aries strain OAR_USU_Benz2616 breed Rambouillet chromosome 14, ARS-UI_Ramb_v3.0, whole genome shotgun sequence, a single genomic region encodes these proteins:
- the CCDC61 gene encoding centrosomal protein CCDC61 isoform X2: MDQPAGLQVDYVFRGVEHAVRVMVSGQVLELEVEDRMTADQWRGEFDANFIEDLTHKTGNFKQFSIFCNMLESALTQSSESVTLDLLTYTDLESLRNRKMGGRPGPLASRSAQLNSKRYLILIYSVEFDRIHYPLPLPYQGKPDPVVLQGIIRSLKEELSRLRGLDGQDTRDGRETEIWHLREQVSRLVSEKRELEAQLGRLREEALAGRAARQEVESLRGLVRGLELELRQERSLGHRGSGRRSQDCRRLAKELEEVKASERSLRARLKALNTELALYKRGRRTPPVVPPSVREDRASTSRERSTSRGRGATRSSSRESGRGGRGRGRPARPSPSPTGGRVPRFDPTAFVKAKEKKQREIKMKQQQRNRLGSGGSGDGPSVSWSRQTRPPAAVTGRGDAANRSRNRSSSVDSFRSRYSSASSCSELEDFSESLPRGVRRRRGKPPSPTTWSGFNTQKSTPLERGRHQRRLASSGGWVPIKEYSSDHQAADMAEIDARLKALQEYMNRLDTGS, from the exons ATGGACCAGCCAGCTGGCCTGCAGGTGGACTATGTCTTCCGGGGCGTGGAGCATGCCGTGCGGGTGATGGTGTCTGGGCAGGTGCTGGAGCTGGAGGTGGAGGACCGGATGACGGCCGACCAGTGGCGGGGCGAGTTCGATGCCAACT TCATCGAAGATTTGACTCACAAGACAGGGAACTTCAAACAGTTCAGCATCTTCTGTAACATGCTGGAGTCGGCCCTCACCCAG AGCAGTGAGTCGGTCACCCTTGATCTGCTGACCTACACAGATCTGGAGTCCCTGCGGAACCGAAAGATGGGGGGCCGCCCAGGCCCCTTGGCCTCGAGGTCTGCCCAGCTCAACTCCAAGCGCTACCTGATCCTCATCTACTCTGTGGAGTTTGACAG GATTCACTACCCGCTGCCCCTCCCGTACCAGGGCAAGCCGGACCCTGTGGTCCTGCAGGGCATCATTCGCTCACTAAAGGAGGAGCTGAGCCGCCTTCGAGGGCTGGATGGCCAGGACACTCGGGACGGCCGGGAAACTGAGATCTGGCACCTGCGGGAGCA GGTGTCGCGCTTGGTGTCTGAGAAGCGCGAGCTGGAGGCCCAGCTGGGCAGGTTGCGCGAGGAGGCGCTGGCCGGGCGGGCGGCGCGCCAGGAGGTCGAGTCGCTGCGCGGGCTCGTGCGCGGCCTGGAGCTGGAGCTGCGGCAGGAGCGCAGCCTCGGGCACCGGGGGTCCGGCCGTCGAAGCCAGGATTGCCGCCGCCTGGCCAAGGAg CTCGAAGAGGTGAAGGCGTCGGAGCGGAGCCTGCGTGCGCGGCTGAAGGCGTTGAACACCGAGCTGGCCCTGTACAAGAGGGG GAGACGGACCCCGCCGGTGGTGCCGCCCTCGGTGCGGGAAGATCGGGCTTCCACGTCCCGGGAGCGCTCCACGTCGCGTGGCCGTGGCGCCACCCGCTCCTCATCCCGGGAGAGCGGCCGCGGGGGCCGGGGTCGAGGCCGCCCTGCCCGCCCCTCGCCCTCGCCCACAG GTGGTCGCGTGCCCCGTTTCGACCCGACAGCCTTTGTGAAAGCCAAGgagaagaagcagagagagatcAAGATGAA GCAGCAGCAGCGGAACCGATTGGGCAGCGGAGGAAGCGGGGACGGCCCATCCGTCTCCTGGTCTCGCCAGACTCGGCCGCCGGCAGCGGTGACCGGTCGAGGAGACGCGGCTAACCGGTCCCGAAACCGCAGCTCCTCGG TGGACAGTTTCCGCAGCCGCTACTCGTCCGCCAGCTCCTGCAGCGAGTTAGAGGATTTCTCTGAGTCCCTCCCTAGAGG CGTTCGCCGCCGCCGGGGGAAGCCGCCCAGCCCCACCACGTGGAGTGGGTTCAATACG CAGAAGTCCACCCCCCTTGAACGCGGTCGCCATCAGAGACGCCTGGCCAGTTCGGGGGGCTGGGTTCCCATCAAAG AGTACAGCTCAGACCACCAGGCGGCTGACATGGCCGAAATAGATGCCCGCCTGAAGGCCTTGCAGGAATACATGAACCGACTGGACACGGGGTCGTGA
- the CCDC61 gene encoding centrosomal protein CCDC61 isoform X1: MDQPAGLQVDYVFRGVEHAVRVMVSGQVLELEVEDRMTADQWRGEFDANFIEDLTHKTGNFKQFSIFCNMLESALTQSSESVTLDLLTYTDLESLRNRKMGGRPGPLASRSAQLNSKRYLILIYSVEFDRIHYPLPLPYQGKPDPVVLQGIIRSLKEELSRLRGLDGQDTRDGRETEIWHLREQVSRLVSEKRELEAQLGRLREEALAGRAARQEVESLRGLVRGLELELRQERSLGHRGSGRRSQDCRRLAKELEEVKASERSLRARLKALNTELALYKRGRRTPPVVPPSVREDRASTSRERSTSRGRGATRSSSRESGRGGRGRGRPARPSPSPTGGRVPRFDPTAFVKAKEKKQREIKMKQQQRNRLGSGGSGDGPSVSWSRQTRPPAAVTGRGDAANRSRNRSSSVDSFRSRYSSASSCSELEDFSESLPRGVRRRRGKPPSPTTWSGFNTQQKSTPLERGRHQRRLASSGGWVPIKEYSSDHQAADMAEIDARLKALQEYMNRLDTGS; this comes from the exons ATGGACCAGCCAGCTGGCCTGCAGGTGGACTATGTCTTCCGGGGCGTGGAGCATGCCGTGCGGGTGATGGTGTCTGGGCAGGTGCTGGAGCTGGAGGTGGAGGACCGGATGACGGCCGACCAGTGGCGGGGCGAGTTCGATGCCAACT TCATCGAAGATTTGACTCACAAGACAGGGAACTTCAAACAGTTCAGCATCTTCTGTAACATGCTGGAGTCGGCCCTCACCCAG AGCAGTGAGTCGGTCACCCTTGATCTGCTGACCTACACAGATCTGGAGTCCCTGCGGAACCGAAAGATGGGGGGCCGCCCAGGCCCCTTGGCCTCGAGGTCTGCCCAGCTCAACTCCAAGCGCTACCTGATCCTCATCTACTCTGTGGAGTTTGACAG GATTCACTACCCGCTGCCCCTCCCGTACCAGGGCAAGCCGGACCCTGTGGTCCTGCAGGGCATCATTCGCTCACTAAAGGAGGAGCTGAGCCGCCTTCGAGGGCTGGATGGCCAGGACACTCGGGACGGCCGGGAAACTGAGATCTGGCACCTGCGGGAGCA GGTGTCGCGCTTGGTGTCTGAGAAGCGCGAGCTGGAGGCCCAGCTGGGCAGGTTGCGCGAGGAGGCGCTGGCCGGGCGGGCGGCGCGCCAGGAGGTCGAGTCGCTGCGCGGGCTCGTGCGCGGCCTGGAGCTGGAGCTGCGGCAGGAGCGCAGCCTCGGGCACCGGGGGTCCGGCCGTCGAAGCCAGGATTGCCGCCGCCTGGCCAAGGAg CTCGAAGAGGTGAAGGCGTCGGAGCGGAGCCTGCGTGCGCGGCTGAAGGCGTTGAACACCGAGCTGGCCCTGTACAAGAGGGG GAGACGGACCCCGCCGGTGGTGCCGCCCTCGGTGCGGGAAGATCGGGCTTCCACGTCCCGGGAGCGCTCCACGTCGCGTGGCCGTGGCGCCACCCGCTCCTCATCCCGGGAGAGCGGCCGCGGGGGCCGGGGTCGAGGCCGCCCTGCCCGCCCCTCGCCCTCGCCCACAG GTGGTCGCGTGCCCCGTTTCGACCCGACAGCCTTTGTGAAAGCCAAGgagaagaagcagagagagatcAAGATGAA GCAGCAGCAGCGGAACCGATTGGGCAGCGGAGGAAGCGGGGACGGCCCATCCGTCTCCTGGTCTCGCCAGACTCGGCCGCCGGCAGCGGTGACCGGTCGAGGAGACGCGGCTAACCGGTCCCGAAACCGCAGCTCCTCGG TGGACAGTTTCCGCAGCCGCTACTCGTCCGCCAGCTCCTGCAGCGAGTTAGAGGATTTCTCTGAGTCCCTCCCTAGAGG CGTTCGCCGCCGCCGGGGGAAGCCGCCCAGCCCCACCACGTGGAGTGGGTTCAATACG CAGCAGAAGTCCACCCCCCTTGAACGCGGTCGCCATCAGAGACGCCTGGCCAGTTCGGGGGGCTGGGTTCCCATCAAAG AGTACAGCTCAGACCACCAGGCGGCTGACATGGCCGAAATAGATGCCCGCCTGAAGGCCTTGCAGGAATACATGAACCGACTGGACACGGGGTCGTGA
- the CCDC61 gene encoding centrosomal protein CCDC61 isoform X3 encodes MPTSSESVTLDLLTYTDLESLRNRKMGGRPGPLASRSAQLNSKRYLILIYSVEFDRIHYPLPLPYQGKPDPVVLQGIIRSLKEELSRLRGLDGQDTRDGRETEIWHLREQVSRLVSEKRELEAQLGRLREEALAGRAARQEVESLRGLVRGLELELRQERSLGHRGSGRRSQDCRRLAKELEEVKASERSLRARLKALNTELALYKRGRRTPPVVPPSVREDRASTSRERSTSRGRGATRSSSRESGRGGRGRGRPARPSPSPTGGRVPRFDPTAFVKAKEKKQREIKMKQQQRNRLGSGGSGDGPSVSWSRQTRPPAAVTGRGDAANRSRNRSSSVDSFRSRYSSASSCSELEDFSESLPRGVRRRRGKPPSPTTWSGFNTQQKSTPLERGRHQRRLASSGGWVPIKEYSSDHQAADMAEIDARLKALQEYMNRLDTGS; translated from the exons ATGCCAACT AGCAGTGAGTCGGTCACCCTTGATCTGCTGACCTACACAGATCTGGAGTCCCTGCGGAACCGAAAGATGGGGGGCCGCCCAGGCCCCTTGGCCTCGAGGTCTGCCCAGCTCAACTCCAAGCGCTACCTGATCCTCATCTACTCTGTGGAGTTTGACAG GATTCACTACCCGCTGCCCCTCCCGTACCAGGGCAAGCCGGACCCTGTGGTCCTGCAGGGCATCATTCGCTCACTAAAGGAGGAGCTGAGCCGCCTTCGAGGGCTGGATGGCCAGGACACTCGGGACGGCCGGGAAACTGAGATCTGGCACCTGCGGGAGCA GGTGTCGCGCTTGGTGTCTGAGAAGCGCGAGCTGGAGGCCCAGCTGGGCAGGTTGCGCGAGGAGGCGCTGGCCGGGCGGGCGGCGCGCCAGGAGGTCGAGTCGCTGCGCGGGCTCGTGCGCGGCCTGGAGCTGGAGCTGCGGCAGGAGCGCAGCCTCGGGCACCGGGGGTCCGGCCGTCGAAGCCAGGATTGCCGCCGCCTGGCCAAGGAg CTCGAAGAGGTGAAGGCGTCGGAGCGGAGCCTGCGTGCGCGGCTGAAGGCGTTGAACACCGAGCTGGCCCTGTACAAGAGGGG GAGACGGACCCCGCCGGTGGTGCCGCCCTCGGTGCGGGAAGATCGGGCTTCCACGTCCCGGGAGCGCTCCACGTCGCGTGGCCGTGGCGCCACCCGCTCCTCATCCCGGGAGAGCGGCCGCGGGGGCCGGGGTCGAGGCCGCCCTGCCCGCCCCTCGCCCTCGCCCACAG GTGGTCGCGTGCCCCGTTTCGACCCGACAGCCTTTGTGAAAGCCAAGgagaagaagcagagagagatcAAGATGAA GCAGCAGCAGCGGAACCGATTGGGCAGCGGAGGAAGCGGGGACGGCCCATCCGTCTCCTGGTCTCGCCAGACTCGGCCGCCGGCAGCGGTGACCGGTCGAGGAGACGCGGCTAACCGGTCCCGAAACCGCAGCTCCTCGG TGGACAGTTTCCGCAGCCGCTACTCGTCCGCCAGCTCCTGCAGCGAGTTAGAGGATTTCTCTGAGTCCCTCCCTAGAGG CGTTCGCCGCCGCCGGGGGAAGCCGCCCAGCCCCACCACGTGGAGTGGGTTCAATACG CAGCAGAAGTCCACCCCCCTTGAACGCGGTCGCCATCAGAGACGCCTGGCCAGTTCGGGGGGCTGGGTTCCCATCAAAG AGTACAGCTCAGACCACCAGGCGGCTGACATGGCCGAAATAGATGCCCGCCTGAAGGCCTTGCAGGAATACATGAACCGACTGGACACGGGGTCGTGA
- the PGLYRP1 gene encoding peptidoglycan recognition protein 1: protein MSRRCALLAWALLALLGLGAAQDCGPIVSRREWRALASKCSRRLRQPVRYVVVSHTAGSVCDTPASCLRQAQNVQHYHVRTLGWCDVGYNFLIGEDGLVYEGRGWNTIGAHSGPTWNPIAIGISFMGNYMDRAPPARALRAAQNLLACGAARGYLTPNYEVKGHRDVQQTLSPGDQLYDIIQRWPHYRSVPQPHTPAPPQHLPAL, encoded by the exons ATGTCTCGCCGCTGCGCGCTGCTCGCCTGGGCTCTCCTCGCCCTCTTGGGCCTCGGGGCGGCTCAAGACTGCGGCCCCATCGTGTCCCGCAGAGAGTGGAGGGCCCTGGCGTCCAAGTGCAGCCGGAGGCTAAGACAGCCCGTGCGCTACGTGGTGGTGTCGCACACGGCGGGCAGCGTCTGCGACACTCCGGCCTCGTGCCTCAGGCAGGCCCAAAACGTGCAGCACTACCACGTGCGGACGCTGGGCTGGTGCGACGTGGGCTACAA TTTCCTGATCGGAGAAGATGGGCTCGTGTATGAGGGCCGGGGCTGGAACACCATAGGTGCCCACTCTGGGCCCACGTGGAACCCCATAGCCATCGGCATCTCCTTCATGGGCAACTATATGG ATCGGGCGCCCCCGGCCCGTGCTCTCAGAGCAGCTCAGAATCTGCTGGCTTGCGGCGCGGCTCGGGGATACCTGACTCCTAACTATGAGGTCAAAGGCCACCGCGATGTGCAGCAGACGCTCTCTCCAGGGGACCAGCTCTATGATATCATCCAGCGGTGGCCACACTACCGCAGCGT ACCTCAGCCAcacacccctgccccaccccaacaCCTCCCAGCACTCTGA
- the LOC101120688 gene encoding insulin growth factor-like family member 1: MYKTACWDLPRFLPLHRSHPRAMTPRRRILAVLAAVCILLLLRSHGAPVSPTGTQLLLCQSHERCGDQFYDPRQYCCYDDAVVPLGRTRKCGSCTFRVCFEQCCPWLVNRPQESFVVKVKGQNCYSAPSLDDRVCGRSKTGGTL; the protein is encoded by the exons ATGTATAAAACCGCCTGCTGGGATCTGCCGCGCTTCCTTCCACTCCACCGAAGCCATCCCAGAGCCATGACTCCGCGACGCCGCATCCTCG CTGTCTTGGCCGCTGTCTGCATCCTTTTGCTTCTCCGCTCACATGGTGCCCCAG TGTCCCCCACAGGCACTCAACTGTTGCTGTGTCAGTCACACGAGCGATGCGGGGACCAGTTCTATGACCCCCGGCAGTACTGTTGCTATGACGATGCCGTGGTACCCTTGGGCAGGACCCGGAAGTGCGGAAGCTGCACCTTTAGGGTCTGCTTCGAGCAGTGCTGCCCGTGGTTGGTGAACAGGCCCCAGGAGTCCTTCGTGGTGAAGGTGAAAGGTCAAAACTGTTACTCGGCCCCATCCTTGGATGATCGGGTTTGTGGCAG GAGCAAAACGGGAGGCACTCTGTGA